DNA sequence from the Brachybacterium avium genome:
GGGGTACTCCGACGTGGAGGTGTAGCCGTCGACCACCCAGACCAGCTGGTCATCGACCACGGCCGGGTACATCTGCGAATCCAGCGACAGGAACGGTGCGACCTCCCGGACCCGCTGCTGCGGGTCGCGGTCGTAGAGGATCTGGGAGTCCTCGTTGAGGTAGTTGGAGATGACGATGTTCGGATCGCGGAACTTGATCGCGTAGAGCAGCTGGTTCATGAAACCGCCGACAGAGGGGCCGCCGTCGCCCTGGTACGTGTTGTAGACCTGGTCGCCGCCCTCCTCCTCGTCGGTGCCGCCGCGCTGGTAGTCGAATTCCTCGGGCTCACTGCTCTCGGGCGCTCCCACGATCGAGTAGTCGGGCGAGTGCTGGCCGAAGTAGACCCGCTCCTGGTAGTCCCCGAAGGCACCCTGGCCGGGCACTCCGGACTGCAGGAATGAGGGCTCGCCGTCGGCGTTGCGGCGGTTGCCGTAGGCTGCCGCCGTGCCGTAGCCGTGGGTGTAGATGATGTGCTGATCCACCCAGGAGCGCTGGGCCAGGCCGAATTTGTCCGGGCGCAGCTCACGCACCCCGATGACGGTGTCCTGCAGCTCCCCGTCGATCTCGTAGCGGTCCACGTTCAGCACGTCCTCGAAGCCCCAGTAGCGGCGGTTCGCCTCACGCTGCTCGAAGGTCGGCGAGATGATGTGGGGATCCATCAGACGGATCTGGGCGGTGGTCGAGGCATCCGACCGCAGCGCTCCCGGCTCGACGTCGGTGCTGGCCGTGTACGGCACCTCGTTGACGCCATCGAGGTTGAAGGCGGTGCGGGTCGCGTCGATGTTGTTCTGGATGTAGGGCTGTTCGAGCGCACGCTCATTGGGCTGGACCTGGAACTGCTGGATCGCCCAGGGGTAGAGGTTGCCGACCACCAGCGTGGACAGGATCATCAGGCCCGCGCCGATCGCAGGGATGCGCCAGTCCGACCGGAAGATCCAGACCACGAACAGCGCCGCCACCGCGATCGAGGCGATCGCGAGGATGGTCTGGGCCGGAAGGATCGCCTTGACGTCGGCATAGGACGCGCCCTCGAACCGTGAATGGACTGCGGTGAGGAGGTCGTAGCGCTGGAACCAGTGGCCGGCGCCGAGCAGCAGCACGTAGACGGTGGCGAGGATCCCGAGGTGGCGGCGGGCCGCCCGGGTCACCTCCAGACCACTCTCCTGTCCCCAGCTGACGCCCCCGTAGATGAAGTGCCCCACCAGCGCACCCACGATGGCGACCAGCAGCACGAACTGCCCGAAGGAGATGAGCATGTCGATCAGCGGCAGCGTGAACACGTAGAACGAGATGTCGTTGCCGAAGACAGGATCGGTCTGGCCGAAGTCCTGGGGGTGGAGGAAGAGCTGCACGTCCTGCCAGCGCCGGGAGAGTGCCAGACCGCCGAAGGCGCCGATCACCACCGGGGCGCCGTAGGTCAGGCCGCGCCGCAGCGGGTCCACCGCCGAACGGAACTGCTCGAGTGCTTCCTGCTCCCGGGTGACCGGGGGGTACACCGGTCTTTTCGTATAGGCCAGGCGCAGGCTCAGGAACAGCGGAATCGCGAACAGCACGGCACCGCCGAAGAACAGCGCCGCCTGGGTGCCCCAGCGGGTCAGCAGCACATCGGTGAATTCCAGCTGGTCGGTCCACAGGAACTTGGTCCACACCTCGGAGGCGATGACCAGCAGGATGACGAGGAGGGCGATGACACCGGCAGTGATCGCCAGCGGCGAGATCCTCCTGGGACCGCTCGGTCGTGCATCGGGGGCCGGCCGGGGGCGTGGCCGGGGCATATCGCCGAACGGGGCGGAGAAACTCACAGATAACCTCGGTGCTTCGATGTCGGAGCCGACGGTCCCGCCGGCCGCTGCGCAGGCAGTGGTCCGAGGGCTCCGGGTACAGTGTGGTGCCGCCACGTCAGCGCGACGGTCACCCCATTCTGTCAGGCGAACCTGTAAGGGACCTCTCGATTCGATGACAACTGCTTCTCCGGACCCTCTGGACCCGCCGACAGCCGCTCTGGCGGCGGCAGTTCTCGAGGTCGCCCGCCATGTGGAGGGCGGCCCGTTGCCCACGCCCCGCCTGTTCGCGCTGGCCCGCAGTGCGGAGCTGATGGCGGCCTCCCCCTCGCTCGCCGCCCTGCTGGGGGCGGACGGGGGCGAGGCTCAGGACGAGCTCCACCTCACCCCGATCGATCTCGATGACGGCTCCGCCGTCGCCACCGATCCACTGACTGTCCTCGAGTCCGCGCAATGGCCGGAGCTGGCTGCGGGCGGAGCGATCGCCTGCGACCTCGCACCCGCCGCCTGGACCGTCCGTGACGAGGAGGGCGGGCGCCGTCTGCCCGTCGACCGTCCACTGCGGGTGGTGGTCGCCGCATTGGACGACGGCACCACGTGGTCCGCGGTGCATGACGGCGGCGAGGACGGCTACGTCCTCGCCACCGCGCTGCTGCCCGAGATCTCCCAGGCCCTGCTCCAGACCCTGACCGAGACGGAATGATCGCAGGGGGAGCGATCAGAATGCCGGCGCGAGGGACTCCTCCTCGGACTGCTCCTCGCCCGTGAGGTCATCGAGGCCATCGCCTGCGCCGCCCTCTGCGCTCTCCTCCGTCGACGGCGCGGCGCCGACCGAGGGGACGATGGCACCCGTGTACGGATCGATGTCCGGCACGTCCTCGCCCCGGTCGGGACGGCGGTAGGCGGCGGTTCCGTAGGTGAGATCATGACCGATGGCCTCGGCCTGGAGGTTCAGGGAGAAGCGCATCGCTCCGTCGTCGCCGGACCACTCGGAGCTGTGCAGCCGCCCGGTGACGATCAGCGGCTGGCCCTTGCGCACCGAGAGCAGCACGTTCTTGGCCAGTTGGCGGCGCACGAACACCGTGATGAACTCCGTCTTGCGATCGATGTAGTCCTGCTGCGAGGCGTTGTAGTAGCGCCCGGTGACGGCGACCCGCACTTTGGCGGAGACAGTTCCGTCGGCCTGCCGCAGGGCGGTCGGGTCGGCAGTGGCGTTGCCC
Encoded proteins:
- a CDS encoding PPA1309 family protein, with the translated sequence MTTASPDPLDPPTAALAAAVLEVARHVEGGPLPTPRLFALARSAELMAASPSLAALLGADGGEAQDELHLTPIDLDDGSAVATDPLTVLESAQWPELAAGGAIACDLAPAAWTVRDEEGGRRLPVDRPLRVVVAALDDGTTWSAVHDGGEDGYVLATALLPEISQALLQTLTETE
- a CDS encoding UPF0182 family protein: MSFSAPFGDMPRPRPRPAPDARPSGPRRISPLAITAGVIALLVILLVIASEVWTKFLWTDQLEFTDVLLTRWGTQAALFFGGAVLFAIPLFLSLRLAYTKRPVYPPVTREQEALEQFRSAVDPLRRGLTYGAPVVIGAFGGLALSRRWQDVQLFLHPQDFGQTDPVFGNDISFYVFTLPLIDMLISFGQFVLLVAIVGALVGHFIYGGVSWGQESGLEVTRAARRHLGILATVYVLLLGAGHWFQRYDLLTAVHSRFEGASYADVKAILPAQTILAIASIAVAALFVVWIFRSDWRIPAIGAGLMILSTLVVGNLYPWAIQQFQVQPNERALEQPYIQNNIDATRTAFNLDGVNEVPYTASTDVEPGALRSDASTTAQIRLMDPHIISPTFEQREANRRYWGFEDVLNVDRYEIDGELQDTVIGVRELRPDKFGLAQRSWVDQHIIYTHGYGTAAAYGNRRNADGEPSFLQSGVPGQGAFGDYQERVYFGQHSPDYSIVGAPESSEPEEFDYQRGGTDEEEGGDQVYNTYQGDGGPSVGGFMNQLLYAIKFRDPNIVISNYLNEDSQILYDRDPQQRVREVAPFLSLDSQMYPAVVDDQLVWVVDGYTSTSEYPYAQSVNLDQTVDDSQTDPNATAANRERSANYMRNSVKATVNAFDGSVTLYTWDTEDPILKSWAEVFPDALQPASDISGELMSHLRYPADLFKAQREILSTYHVTEADDFFTQQDFWQVPPDPTVPAPTNPDGTTGDQAPQPPMYLTMQMPSDESPRFMLSSSFIPSEGQNVLTGYLAVDSETGDQSGNPADTFGDMTLLVLPASNPVNGPGQVQATFNAEPNVSKALNLLKSGNSEVLNGNLLTLPVGGGLLYVQPVYLQSSASGGGTQYPLLQLVLVSFGEKIGFAPTLDEALDLVFGGDSGATAGDAEITDTDAPSGTADAVTGEGSVDEGEDAPAEDEGQSSAPPADGTAEERLETALTDMDAAVSDAETAMADGDWAAYGDAQKRLSDALNRAIAANEELEGSGTPAQPSDGGGG
- a CDS encoding single-stranded DNA-binding protein, with the protein product MRDIQTIIMGNATADPTALRQADGTVSAKVRVAVTGRYYNASQQDYIDRKTEFITVFVRRQLAKNVLLSVRKGQPLIVTGRLHSSEWSGDDGAMRFSLNLQAEAIGHDLTYGTAAYRRPDRGEDVPDIDPYTGAIVPSVGAAPSTEESAEGGAGDGLDDLTGEEQSEEESLAPAF